Proteins encoded together in one Ipomoea triloba cultivar NCNSP0323 chromosome 4, ASM357664v1 window:
- the LOC116016480 gene encoding CBL-interacting serine/threonine-protein kinase 11-like, whose product MVPGIEHGRGAAVWQASEENALFEKYEVGKLLGCGAFAKVYHARNIRSGQSVAIKVINKKKISSPSMIGNIKREISIMRRLHNPHTMTLHEVLATKTKIFFVMEFAKGGELFAKVAKGRFSEDLSRKYFRQLIYAVGYCHSRGIFHRDLKPENLLLDENGDLKVSDFGLSALTDQVRQDGLLHTLCGTPAYVAPEILSKKGYDGAKVDVWSCGVILYVLTAGFLPFNDPNLMVMYKKIYKGEFRCPKWMSPDLKRLLSRLLDTNPETRITIDEITEDPWFRKGSKGKLKFYDEFLEINKEEDPSNRSASCLNAFDLISFSSGLDLSGLFDGASSSVTDSERIVVDSAPEKVIERIKGFAAAEKIRLRKRKEWGVDLEGQNGKFLANVEVYRLTDGLVVVEGRRTAGDPEMFRESWRGKIMPAILNRSENQASGSC is encoded by the coding sequence ATGGTGCCGGGGATCGAACACGGGCGGGGCGCCGCCGTCTGGCAGGCGTCCGAGGAGAACGCCTTGTTCGAGAAGTACGAGGTGGGGAAACTCCTGGGCTGCGGCGCCTTCGCCAAGGTTTACCACGCGAGGAACATCAGGAGCGGGCAGAGCGTGGCGATTAAGGTGATCAACAAGAAGAAGATCTCGAGCCCCTCCATGATCGGGAACATAAAACGGGAGATCTCTATCATGCGCCGCCTCCACAACCCTCACACCATGACCCTCCACGAGGTGCTCGCCACCAAGACGAAGATATTTTTCGTGATGGAGTTCGCTAAGGGCGGGGAGCTCTTCGCTAAGGTGGCTAAGGGGCGGTTCAGCGAGGATCTGAGCCGGAAGTACTTCCGCCAGCTGATCTACGCCGTCGGTTACTGCCACTCGCGCGGGATCTTCCACCGCGATCTCAAGCCGGAGAATCTCCTCCTCGACGAGAACGGCGACTTGAAAGTCTCCGATTTCGGCCTCAGCGCCCTCACGGATCAAGTCCGCCAGGACGGTTTGCTCCACACGCTCTGCGGAACGCCGGCCTACGTCGCGCCGGAGATTCTCTCGAAGAAAGGCTACGACGGAGCCAAGGTCGATGTGTGGTCGTGTGGCGTCATTCTCTACGTGCTCACCGCCGGATTCCTGCCGTTTAACGATCCGAATTTGATGGTTATGTATAAGAAGATTTACAAAGGCGAGTTTCGGTGCCCTAAATGGATGTCGCCGGATCTCAAACGCCTTTTATCTCGTCTCCTCGATACAAATCCGGAGACGAGGATCACAATCGACGAGATCACCGAAGATCCGTGGTTCCGGAAAGGATCCAAAGGAAAGCTGAAATTCTACGACGAATTCCTGGAAATCAACAAGGAAGAAGATCCGAGCAATAGAAGCGCGTCCTGTTTAAACGCGTTCGATCTAATATCCTTCTCCTCCGGGCTAGACCTCTCCGGACTGTTCGACGGCGCGTCAAGCTCCGTCACCGATTCCGAGAGAATTGTGGTGGACTCGGCGCCGGAGAAAGTGATTGAGCGAATCAAGGGATTCGCCGCGGCGGAGAAGATCAGACTGAGGAAAAGGAAGGAATGGGGAGTCGATCTGGAAGGGCAGAATGGGAAATTCCTCGCCAACGTGGAGGTTTATCGTTTGACCGACGGTTTGGTCGTTGTGGAAGGCAGAAGGACGGCCGGCGACCCCGAAATGTTCAGAGAGTCATGGAGGGGAAAGATTATGCCGGCGATTTTGAACCGATCGGAGAATCAGGCTTCCGGTAGCTGCTAG